Within the Streptomyces sp. R41 genome, the region GGCGAGCAGTGCGGCCTGGGCGCGACCTTCGCGATGTACCTGCGGGGCGCCCACGAGGAGTCGGCGTACATGGCCGAGGTGCTGCACCGGCACGGGCTGCCGGTGCTGCCGGAGGAGATCGGCTTCACCGTGGACGAGTTCGTGCAGGTCGTGGAGTTCGCTCCGCAGACCCGGCCCGGCCGCTACACGATCCTCGAACACCTCGACCTGAAAACCGACCAGATCAAGGACATCTACTCCGACTATGCCAAGGCCATCGGTAGCTGAACTCCGCCCCGTCGTTCACCCCGCAGGGGTGAAGGACCGGCGCAGCGGTGAGCACTGGGCGGGACGCCTGTACATGCGAGAGATCTCGCTGCGCTGCGACCGCTACCTGGTGAACACCAGGATCACGCCCAACCAGCTCACGTACCTGATGACCCTCTTCGGTGTGCTCGCGGCCCCGGCCCTGCTGGTGCCCGGGATCGCGGGCGCCGTGCTCGGCGTGCTGATGGTCCAGCTCTATCTGCTGCTCGACTGCGTCGACGGCGAGATCGCGCGTTGGAAGCAGCAGTTCTCGCTCGGCGGGGTCTACCTGGACCGGGTCGGCGCCTATCTGACCGACGCCGCGGTGCTCGTCGGCTTCGGCCTGCGCGCCGCCGATCCTTGGGGCTCCGGGCGGATCGACTGGCTCTGGGCCTTCCTCGGCACCCTGGCCGCCCTCGGCGCGATCCTGATCAAGGCCGAGACCGATCTCGTCGGCGTCGCCCGTCACCAGGGCGGGCTGCCGCCGGTCAAGGAGGCGGCGTCCGAGCCGCGCTCGTCCGGCATGGCGCTCGCCCGCAGGGCCGCCGCGGCGCTGAAGTTCCACCGGCTGGTGCTCGGCATCGAGGCGTCCCTGCTGATCCTGGTCCTGGCGGTCCTGGACCAGGTGCGCGGCGACCTGTTCTTCTCCCGGCTCGGCGTCGCGGTGCTCGCCGGCATCGCGCTCCTGCAGACCGTGCTGCATCTCGTGTCCATCCTCGCCTCGAGCAGGCTGAAGTGAGCGCCCCGATGAAGGTCGGCGCGGTCATCATCACCATGGGCAACCGCCCCGACGAGCTCCGAGCCCTGCTGGACTCCGTCGCCAAGCAGGACGGCGACCGGGTCGAGGTGGTCGTGGTCGGCAACGGCTCGCCCGTCCCGGACGTCCCCGAAGGCACACGCACCGTCGAACTGCCCGAGAACCTCGGCATACCCGGCGGCCGCAACGTCGGCATCGAGGCCTTCGGCCCCGGCGGCACCGAAGTCGACATCCTGCTCTTCCTGGACGACGACGGCCTGCTCGCGCACCACGACACCGCCGAGCTGTGCCGCCAGGCCTTCGCCGCCGACCCGGAGCTCGGCATCATCAGCTTCCGGATCGCCGACCCCGAGACCGGCGAGACCCAGCGCCGCCACGTCCCGCGGCTGCGCGCCTCGGA harbors:
- a CDS encoding CDP-alcohol phosphatidyltransferase family protein, whose product is MPRPSVAELRPVVHPAGVKDRRSGEHWAGRLYMREISLRCDRYLVNTRITPNQLTYLMTLFGVLAAPALLVPGIAGAVLGVLMVQLYLLLDCVDGEIARWKQQFSLGGVYLDRVGAYLTDAAVLVGFGLRAADPWGSGRIDWLWAFLGTLAALGAILIKAETDLVGVARHQGGLPPVKEAASEPRSSGMALARRAAAALKFHRLVLGIEASLLILVLAVLDQVRGDLFFSRLGVAVLAGIALLQTVLHLVSILASSRLK